Within Kutzneria chonburiensis, the genomic segment CGCGGTAAGTGACATCCGACGGGGGGACAGATGCACTACGCGCACAGCTGGAGGACCAGGAAGCAACCGTCGTCGCCATCATCGGATGCGACGACGTCAGTCAGGGCGCTTACCAAGCGCTGAAACGGATCCTCGACCTCTGCGACCGCGAGACGTGGGACGCGGGCGGGCTGGGCGTGATCCTCGTCCGTGAGGTCCGCGACACCATCGCCGAGGCCCTTGACGAACACGACTTCGGGGGCACATGCGAATGAGCGAACAGCCGCCGCCCGCCGACACCTTCCCGTGCAACGTCGTGCTGGTGTACCCGAACGGCAACGAGCTACGCGTGGTGATCACCAGCGTGGACGAGCTGGGGTACGCCGTGACGGCGGCACTCAACCGATGGCAACGTGAGGAAAATTCATGAACAGGGTGTCCCTGGCGCTCGCGGCGATCGCCGCTGGCGTCGCGCTACTGGCCCTCGGGCTGGACGCGCTGATGAACAAGCTCGACGCCGCGCGCACCGCGGCCGGCGCCGTAGACGACCCCGGCGAACCCGTCGCGGGCAACTTCGAGAGGGGGTGATCATGGCCTTACCCGGCTAGCTGTCGCCGGCAGGTGTACCCCACGTTGCGCCCGAGCTGGGCGACGCGTACGTTGGTGGAAGCTGGCGACAGGTGACAAACCTGTTGCAACGCAACACTTTCCCCGAAATTACCACCGCTGGCCCGTTCCCCCAGTACGGGTTCAGCCCCCGGCGTAACTCAACTGGCAGAGTCGCGACGCGCAGCACGCTGCCGCCGCTGTTGCGGGTTCAAGTCCCGCCGCCGGGCCGAGGCTGGCACATCTGACACGCCGCGCCCATGCCCCCATGCTGGGCGGAAGTCCTCCGAGGCGACATCGGCCACCGCCGCGGATCGTGCCGGCCCATCTAGCGCTCGGTCAGCCGGAGAATCCATTCCGCCTTCTCGTTTAGTTCCAGCTGGGCCTCCAGAACAGCCCCAGTCACCGCGAAGACCAGCTTGTCCAATGCTTCGGGATCATGCTCAAGGTGGTATGCCGTCATCGCCATGAAGACGCGCCACTCGGCCTGGAACTTCTGGTCTGAGTCGAGGTCGCCGACAAGTTCCCAAGCGGGGCGATGCATGGCCTCGTCGGTCCGTACCAGTTGAGCTAGAACGACGATGCCCGCGCGCTGCCGTAGCAGCACTGCGGAGCTGAGTGCCTCGGCGGCCTGGAGGTAGACGGCCCAGCGGGACGCGCACTCGTGCCCGATGTTCACGGGGCCGTTGATCGTGCCGGCCTGCACGACGTTGTGCGCGCTACCGTTCAGCTCGTTGGACATGCCGGCCAACCTAGCGCGCAGGGCCGCGGACGTTAGCACAAAATACTCGGGCGGTACTCCAGAATTTTCGTGGTATGGGCGGGAGGAGTTGTTGCCTCGTAGCCCCTTGTCGGCCTGCACGACGCCGGGCTGCCCGAACACGTCCACCGGTGGCAAGTGCACCCGGTGCCGCGCCGAGCAGCGCCGGGCCAGCGACCAGCAGCGCGGCAGCCCGGCGAGCCGTGGCTACGGCCGGCAGCACCGGGAGCGGTTCCGTGCCGGGGTGCTGGAGCGCGACCCGGTGTGTGTGCTGTGCAACAGCGCGCCGGCCACGGTCGCCGACCACCACCCGCTGAGCAGGCGGCAGCTGGTCGACTACGGGGCCGACCCCGACGACCCGGCCTACGGCCGCGGGCTGTGCAGCACGTGCGACAAGCGGCAGACAGCACAGCGCCAGCCCGGCGGCTGGAACCGGCCCGCTGAGACATGACGGCCTACTCGATCTCCTCGTGCAGGTCTTCGGTCAGCCCCTCCGCCTCGGCTTGATCAACGACTAGGCCGTCCATCGCGTGAGGCGTGTCGCCAGCCGCGGCCGGTGCCGGGTACCACACTTGGAAGTGGAAACCTAGCCTGTCGGGACTAGCCTCCGGGTCGTCGACGCCAACGAGGCGATACCGGCTCGACCACCGGGCGTTCTTCCTGCCTTCAAAGGACAGGATGGCTATGAGCAGGTGGCCCATAAGCTGTCGACGCCGTGGATCAGGTTCGGCCAGGGAGTACCTGATTCCTGCCTGCATGAGGTTCTCGGCAGCGTGAATCCTTTCCATCGTGGGCTCGACACTGGCGAACCATGCCCGTACGAGCTCGATGATGGCACCAAACATCTCGTTGTTCGCACTAAGCAAGATCACCAGTGTCGCCATCGCAGAGGCTTCCTGACCGGCGACCTGGAATCCAAGGCTGCGCCGGCTTCCAGGTAGACCAGCAGCGGCGAGGCGCTCTCCTGGCGCATGACCACGCCGCCGTGGATAACCCCGGCCTGGACGGTGTTGCCGCTGTGGCCGGAGACCACGTTGGTGGTGTTCGTGCCGGGCGTCTCGTTGGTCATGCCGGCAGTGTGCACGATGGCAGCGGGTCTGAATTAACTGTGAGTTAAGCGGGGTGACCTGGCCGAGCCTCCACCAGGCCACCCCTGTGCCCACCGGGGAAGTGAGGCGGTTGATTCGCCTGCGTATACCGGTTGCTTGGAGGTATCCCCGCTGTAGGCGTGGTCAGGACCCTAGCCCTGCACCTTGTCAAGAGGTGAGGGGGTCGAAATCGCTGGCTTCAAGATCACTTGACCGCCGGGGTAGTCACGCGCACAGCGTGACAAGTCTGACGAACTGGGTAGTTGATCATGCCGCTGCAGAAGGCATTTCCGCTGGTCAAGCAGTCTTACGAGCTGGTCGGTGTTGATCGACTGACCCCGCACCCGGACAACCCCCGCCGCGGGGACGTCGGCGTCCTGGTCGACAGCATCGAGGCCAACGGCTTCTACGGCGCCGTGGTGGCCCAGCTGTCCACCGGCTACGTCCTGGCCGGCAACCACCGGCTGATGGCCGCCCGTGAACACGGGCTGACCGTGCTGCCGGTGGTGTGGGTCGACGTGGACGACGAGGCGGCGCTGCGCATCCTGTTGGTGGACAACCGCTCCAACGACCTGGCCGACTACGACCAGGACGCGCTGGCGGTGCTGCTGGCCGGGTTGGAGGACTTGGCCGGCACCGGCTACGCCGAGCACGAGCTGGCCGCGCTGCTGGAGCCGTCTGAACCGCCTGACAGCGCGCCGGACGACGTCCCGCGGCAGTCGCTGGCCGAGCGCTTCGGCGTGCCGCCCTTCACGCTGCTGGACGCCCGCCGGGGCTACTGGCGCGACCGTAAAGCGGCCTGGCTGTCGCTGGGCCTGCGGTCGGAGCTGGGCCGGTCCGGCGGGCTGACGGGATCGTTCGACGACGCCGCGCGGGCCAAGGCCGCCTACAACGGGCAGGCCCCGACCGGCGCGAGCTGGGAGGCCGGGACGTCCATCTTCGACCCGGTGCTGGCCGAGCTGCTGCTGCGCTGGTACACCGCGCCGGGCACGGCCGTGCTGGACCCGTTCGCCGGGGGCGCGGTCCGCGGCTTGGTCGCCGCCCGGCTGGGCCGCCGGTACACCGGCGTGGAGCTGCGCGCCGAACAGGTCGAGGCCAACGGGCAGGCCGCGGTGGACTGGATGGGCCGCGGGCTGCTGACCGCTGCGGCACCACAGTGGATCGTCGGCGACGCCCGCGACATCCGGGCGTTGGTGCCGAACACCGCATCCGGGACGTACGGGATGTTGTTCACGTGCCCGCCGTACTTCGACCTGGAGCGCTACAGCGACGACCCGGCCGACCTGTCGACCGCCGCCAGCTATGAGCAGTTCCTGGACGGCTACACCGACGCCCTGGCCGCCGCCACCGACCGGATGACGGACAACGCCTTCGCCGCCATCGTCACCGGCGCGGTCCGCGACCGCCACGGCTACGTCCTGGACCTGCCGGCCGACACGAGCCGCATCATGGCCGGCCTGGGCTGGCGGCTCTACCAGGACGCCGTCCTGGCCACCCCGACCGGCAGCGCCGGCCTGCGCGCGGCCAGCGCGTTCCTGAAGTCGCGGAAGCTGGCGCGGGTTCACCAGATGGTCGCCGTGTACCACCGGGGCGACATCGGCGCGGTGCGCAGCTGGCCGGCGCCGGAGGTCGGCGAGGTGCTGGAGCTGGACGGGGAGGACTAGGCGATGTACCGGGGTGGACCCGCGCCGAAGCCCACGGCGCTGCGGCTGATCGAGGGCGACCGGGCCGACCGGATCAACCCGGCCGAGCCGATCCCGCGCGGGCTGCCGCCGGTGTGCCCGGACGGGGTGTCGGACGACGTGCGGGCCATCTGGGACTACACGGTGGCCGAGCTGGACGCGATGGGCACCGCCGCCGCGGCCGACCGCGACGCCCTGTTGTGCTACTGCGAAGCCGTGGTCAGCCATCGGCGGGCTTCGGCGGTGCTGGCCAACAGCGCGGTGTTGGTCAAGGGCATCCACGGCGGCATGGTCCGCAATCCCGCGTTGCAGATTCAGCGCGACAGCGCGGGCATCATCCGTGCGTTCGCGCAGGAGTTCGGCCTGACACCGAGTGCGCGCACGCGCATCGAGGTCAAGGGCGCAAGCGATGACGGAAACCCCTTCGCAGGCACGGGCACCTGACCTCCAGCTGGCCCCGGAAGTCTTGTGGTACCTGGAATCGCGCGGCATCCCGCTGCCCGAGTGCCCGCCGAAGCTGGCGACGCCGTCGCCGGGCGAGGTCGACGGGGCGCGGTTCGACGCGTCCCGTGTGGACAAGGTGCTGAAGGTCTTCTCGCTGCTGCGCCACACACAAGGCAAGTGGGCGGGCCGGCCGCTGAAGCCCGACCCGTGGCAAGTCGCC encodes:
- a CDS encoding holin, with the translated sequence MPRSPLSACTTPGCPNTSTGGKCTRCRAEQRRASDQQRGSPASRGYGRQHRERFRAGVLERDPVCVLCNSAPATVADHHPLSRRQLVDYGADPDDPAYGRGLCSTCDKRQTAQRQPGGWNRPAET
- a CDS encoding ParB N-terminal domain-containing protein, which codes for MPLQKAFPLVKQSYELVGVDRLTPHPDNPRRGDVGVLVDSIEANGFYGAVVAQLSTGYVLAGNHRLMAAREHGLTVLPVVWVDVDDEAALRILLVDNRSNDLADYDQDALAVLLAGLEDLAGTGYAEHELAALLEPSEPPDSAPDDVPRQSLAERFGVPPFTLLDARRGYWRDRKAAWLSLGLRSELGRSGGLTGSFDDAARAKAAYNGQAPTGASWEAGTSIFDPVLAELLLRWYTAPGTAVLDPFAGGAVRGLVAARLGRRYTGVELRAEQVEANGQAAVDWMGRGLLTAAAPQWIVGDARDIRALVPNTASGTYGMLFTCPPYFDLERYSDDPADLSTAASYEQFLDGYTDALAAATDRMTDNAFAAIVTGAVRDRHGYVLDLPADTSRIMAGLGWRLYQDAVLATPTGSAGLRAASAFLKSRKLARVHQMVAVYHRGDIGAVRSWPAPEVGEVLELDGED
- a CDS encoding phage terminase small subunit P27 family encodes the protein MYRGGPAPKPTALRLIEGDRADRINPAEPIPRGLPPVCPDGVSDDVRAIWDYTVAELDAMGTAAAADRDALLCYCEAVVSHRRASAVLANSAVLVKGIHGGMVRNPALQIQRDSAGIIRAFAQEFGLTPSARTRIEVKGASDDGNPFAGTGT